One genomic segment of Pongo abelii isolate AG06213 chromosome 13, NHGRI_mPonAbe1-v2.0_pri, whole genome shotgun sequence includes these proteins:
- the SLC31A1 gene encoding high affinity copper uptake protein 1 (The RefSeq protein has 1 substitution compared to this genomic sequence), producing MDHSHHMGMSYMDSNSTMQPSHHHPTTSASHSRGGGDSSMMMMPMTFYFGFKNVELLFSGLVINTAGEMAGAFVAVFLLAMFYEGLKIARESLLRKSQVSIRYNSMPVPGPNGTILMETHKTVGQQMLSFPHLLQTVLHIIQVVISYFLMLIFMTYNGYLCIAVAAGAGTGYFLFSWKKAVVVDITEHCH from the exons atgGATCATTCCCACCATATGGGGATGAGCTATATGGACTCCAACAGTACCATGCAACCTTCTCACCATCACCCAACCACTTCAGCCTCACACTCCCATGGTGGAGGAGACAGCagcatgatgatgatg CCTATGACCTTCTACTTTGGCTTTAAGAATGTGGAACTACTGTTTTCTGGTTTGGTGATCAATACAGCTGGAG AAATGGCTGGAGCTTTTGTGGCAGTGTTTTTACTAGCAATGTTCTATGAAGGACTCAAGATAGCCCGAGAGAGCCTGCTGCGTAAGTCACAAGTCAGCATTCGCTACAATTCCATGCCTGTCCCAGGACCAAATGGAACCATCCTTATGGAGACACACAAAACTGTTGG GCAGCAGATGCTGAGCTTTCCTCACCTCCTGCAAACAGTGCTGCACATCATCCAGGTGGTCATAAGCTACTTCCTCATGCTCATCTTCATGACCTACAACGGGTACCTCTGCATTGCAGTAGCAGCAGGGGCCGGTACAGGATACTTCCTTTTCAGCTGGAAGAAGGCAGTGGTAGTGGACATCACAGAGCATTGCCATTGA